The stretch of DNA GTGGGGAGAAACTTGTTCCGGGGCGCGTTGAGCGGGCGATACTCCCAACGAAGGATCAGCCATGCACATCGACCTGACGGGCCAGGCCGCGATCGTCACCGGCGCGAGTTCGGGCCTCGGCCGCGCCTCCGCCATCGCCTTCGCTAAGGCCGGTGCGAAGGTCGCCATCAACTACAACAGCAGCGCGGACAAGGCGCACGAGGTGGTCGCCGAGATCGAGCAAGCAGGCGGCGAGGCGTTCGCCTGCGAAGCCGACACGTCGGACGAGGCGGCGGTCCTCAATCTGTTCGACGAGACGGTCGAGCGGTTCGGTGGCGTCGACATCGTCTTCGCCAACGCGGGCATGCAGAAGGATGCGGCCTATGCCGACCTAACGCTCGAAGACTGGAAGCGCGTCATCGACGTCAACCTCACCGGCCAATTCCTCGTCTCGCGCGAGGCCGTACGCCGCTTCCGCAAACAGGGCGACCGCGGTTTCAGCCGCGCGATCGGGAAAATCCTGTTCATGAGTTCGGTGCACGAGGTCATCCCCTGGGCGGGCCATGCCAACTATGCCGCGTCGAAGGGTGGAAGCGGGATGTTGATGCGGACGCTCGCGCAGGAGATCGCCGGCGACCGCATCCGCGTGAACGGCATCGCCCCCGGCGCGATCGCAACCGAGATCAATGAGGATGCGACCGCCGACCAGGACAAGTTGCTCGAACTGATCCCCTACGGTCGCATCGGCGACCCGGAGGACGTCGCCCGCGCCGCGTTGTTCCTGGTGTCGGATGCGGCGGACTATATCGTCGGATCGACGCTCACCATCGACGGCGGCATGAGCCTGTATCCCGGCTTCCGCGATAATGGGTGAACCCGGGGACAAGCATGCCATATCGATCGCGGATCACGGCGCGATCGGTAACCTGGAGACGATCGCGCTCGTCGATAAGGCGGGGACGATCGACTATCTCTGCTGGCCGTGCCTCGACAGTGCCTCGGTGTTCGCGCGGCTGCTCGACAGCGACAAGGGCGGGCATTTCTCGGTCGAGCCCGATCTCCCAGGCGCGAACCTGGTTCAGATGTACCTGCCCGAGACCAACATCCTGCTCACCCGCTGGATGGCGAATTCCGCGAGCATCGATCTCGTCGACCTGATGCCGGTCGGCAACGATGTCGAGAACGCGCCGCCGCGGTTGGTGCGGCGGCTGACCTGCACGCGCGGGGCGGCGACGATCCGCGTGCGGTGCGCGCCGCGGTTCGATTACGCCGCGGCAGGGCGCAACGCGACGGTGACCACCAACGGCGCGGACGTCTCACGCGGGCGGTTCGATCACGAGTGCGGCCTTGCACTCGCCTTGCACGGGGCGGCGTCGCTGGTCGCGGACGGTTGCGACCTCACGGCCGAGATCGCGTTGCGCGAAGGCGACACCGTCTCGCTGATCCTCAGCAACCCCGACGACGTCTCGCTCGACACCGATGCACTCGACGCGATCGTCGAGAAGGACATTGCCTATTGGCGAACCTGGAGCCGCCAGTCGCGCTATCGCGGTCGCTGGCGCGAGACCGTCGAGCGCTCGGCGATGGTGCTGAAACTGCTGACGTCGCGCCGGCATGGCTCGATCGCGGCGGCGGCCACCTTCGGCCTACCCGAAGCGCCCGGCGGCGTCCGCAACTGGGATTACCGCGCGACGTGGATCCGCGATTCCTCGTTCACCGTCTACGCGCTTCTCCGGCTCGGCTTCCAGAGCGAGGCGGTCGACTTCCTTCACTGGACGATGGACCGCGCGCAGGCGTGTTCGAAGGGCCATCTCGGCGTCATGTACGCGCTCGACGGCGGCCCGATCGCCGACGAACGCGCGCTCGATCTTGCCGGATTCGAAGGGGCGTCGCCGGTCGTCGTCGGCAACGAGGCCAAGGACCAGACCCAGCACGACATCTACGGCGCGCTGCTCGACGCGACCTATCTCGGCACCAAATATGGCGAGCCGATCGCGCATGATTCCTGGATGGCGATCTGCCGGATCGTCGATCAGGTCTGCGAGACGTGGGCGACGCCGGACTCCGGGATCTGGGAAGTCCGCGGGCCGAAGAAGCATTATCTCCACTCCCGGCTGATGAGCTGGGTCGCGGTCGATCGTGCGGTGCGGTTGGCGCAGAAGCGCTCGCTTCCTGCGCCGCTCGTGCGCTGGTCGGAGGTTCGGACCGCGATCAACGAGGATATCTGGGCGAATTTCTGGGACGATGACCTTGGTCACTTCGTTCGCGCCATCGGCGATGCACCCGAGGACAAGGCAGTCGACGGCGCGCTATTGATGATGCCGCTGGTGCGCTTCATCGGCCCGACCGATCCCAAATGGCTCGCGACCTTGGAGGCGATCGGTAAAGACCTGTCCGATGACGGGCAGGTCTATCGTTACAAGATCGATGACGGCTTGCCCGGGCGGGAGGGGACGTTCGTCGCCTGCTCGTTCTGGTATGTCGAATGCCTGGCGCGGGCAGGGCGGCTGAACGAAGCGCGCTGGAACTTCGAGAAGCTGCTCGCGCACGGTAACCATCTTGGCCTGTTCGCCGAAGAGATCGCGCAGGACGGCAGCTTCCTCGGCAATTTTCCTCAAGGTTTCAGCCACCTCGCACTGATCAGCGCGGCGTTTTACCTCGACCGCGCGCTCGACGATGGCGGGCCCAAGGCCTGGGCGTGACCGCCGATGCAATGAGGTGGCGATCATGACCCCCGGCATCGTAGGCAAAATCGCGTTCGTCCCGAAGCCGATGACAGCGGGTTGACCTTCAGGTGTTCCCCCGCGGAATCGGGGGAACAGGAAAGTGGCGGCGTGGGGGCTGCGTTA from Sphingomonas faeni encodes:
- a CDS encoding glycoside hydrolase family 15 protein encodes the protein MGEPGDKHAISIADHGAIGNLETIALVDKAGTIDYLCWPCLDSASVFARLLDSDKGGHFSVEPDLPGANLVQMYLPETNILLTRWMANSASIDLVDLMPVGNDVENAPPRLVRRLTCTRGAATIRVRCAPRFDYAAAGRNATVTTNGADVSRGRFDHECGLALALHGAASLVADGCDLTAEIALREGDTVSLILSNPDDVSLDTDALDAIVEKDIAYWRTWSRQSRYRGRWRETVERSAMVLKLLTSRRHGSIAAAATFGLPEAPGGVRNWDYRATWIRDSSFTVYALLRLGFQSEAVDFLHWTMDRAQACSKGHLGVMYALDGGPIADERALDLAGFEGASPVVVGNEAKDQTQHDIYGALLDATYLGTKYGEPIAHDSWMAICRIVDQVCETWATPDSGIWEVRGPKKHYLHSRLMSWVAVDRAVRLAQKRSLPAPLVRWSEVRTAINEDIWANFWDDDLGHFVRAIGDAPEDKAVDGALLMMPLVRFIGPTDPKWLATLEAIGKDLSDDGQVYRYKIDDGLPGREGTFVACSFWYVECLARAGRLNEARWNFEKLLAHGNHLGLFAEEIAQDGSFLGNFPQGFSHLALISAAFYLDRALDDGGPKAWA
- a CDS encoding glucose 1-dehydrogenase; the encoded protein is MHIDLTGQAAIVTGASSGLGRASAIAFAKAGAKVAINYNSSADKAHEVVAEIEQAGGEAFACEADTSDEAAVLNLFDETVERFGGVDIVFANAGMQKDAAYADLTLEDWKRVIDVNLTGQFLVSREAVRRFRKQGDRGFSRAIGKILFMSSVHEVIPWAGHANYAASKGGSGMLMRTLAQEIAGDRIRVNGIAPGAIATEINEDATADQDKLLELIPYGRIGDPEDVARAALFLVSDAADYIVGSTLTIDGGMSLYPGFRDNG